In Ochrobactrum vermis, the following proteins share a genomic window:
- a CDS encoding DsbA family protein → MMNRRQILAATAAGAATIAISSGESLAQRVPTVAEVLYDKEIPVLGNPNGNVTIVEYFDYQCPYCKKGHGELMRVIKNDGNVRLVMKDWIIFGDTSAYAARLVLAAEKSGNYVKAMEALMETPGRLTPEQVDAALKKGGLDPAKLNAAYKADSKRINAILERNMDQGEAFNFGGTPSFVIGTKLYGGVMKEPELIEAIKDARKS, encoded by the coding sequence ATGATGAACCGTCGTCAGATACTGGCCGCAACGGCAGCCGGTGCCGCAACGATTGCGATTTCAAGCGGCGAGAGCCTTGCGCAGCGCGTTCCGACGGTTGCGGAAGTGCTTTACGACAAGGAAATCCCGGTTCTGGGCAATCCGAACGGCAATGTGACCATCGTGGAATATTTCGACTACCAATGCCCTTACTGCAAGAAGGGGCATGGCGAGCTGATGCGCGTGATCAAGAATGACGGCAATGTTCGCCTTGTCATGAAGGACTGGATCATCTTCGGCGACACGTCGGCTTATGCCGCGCGCCTCGTTCTGGCTGCGGAAAAGTCCGGCAACTATGTGAAGGCCATGGAAGCGCTGATGGAAACGCCGGGTCGTCTCACGCCGGAACAGGTAGATGCAGCACTGAAGAAGGGCGGGCTCGATCCGGCAAAGCTCAATGCAGCCTATAAAGCCGATTCAAAGCGCATCAATGCTATTCTTGAACGCAATATGGATCAGGGCGAAGCCTTCAATTTTGGCGGCACGCCTTCCTTCGTTATCGGCACCAAGCTTTATGGCGGTGTCATGAAGGAGCCGGAACTGATCGAAGCGATCAAGGATGCGCGAAAGTCTTGA